In Ammospiza caudacuta isolate bAmmCau1 chromosome 33, bAmmCau1.pri, whole genome shotgun sequence, the genomic stretch AGTAAATTTCACTTATGACCCTCAACAGGAACACATTGAAGCCTATGTCCTCACCATTagtgcagcagaggaaagagctATCTTTCCTATCCTCACTCTAGGGACAATACATCAAAATGTTATTGTCAAGCCCATAGACCATAATGTCTGGGCTAGTTATGATAATACCAAAAATAGGTGGCAATCGGTTAACACAGAAGCATGTATTCCTAGAGGACAATTAGGCTATGTCTGTGAAAACGCTGTAGTAGAAGCGGAAGATCTATGTTTAGATGCTGAAAACAGTGTATGTACTTTTGAAATGCTTCCGCATAATAGAACACAATCACAAGTTTATTATATAGGGAATGGGTGCGCTTGTGTGAGGACAGCTTGCGATAACGTCACCATAGATAATTGCCAAGAAAAGACTAACAATACTAACTTTTGTGTATGCAACTTCACCAAGATAGTAGGTTGTGACTTTCATTATACTGTCCCAATAACTACTCAACAGCTAATTAATGCAGATTTTGACCTATATCAAGAGATACCGAAATTACAAATAGGGATGGACGTCGAAGTCCTTAAAGCAATGCTCACACATCCTAAAGTAAGGGAATTAATACAAAAGGTAAATCAAACAACCAAACGAATGGTATGGCAGGTAGaacataattcagaaaaaatacagaatgtccTGACTAAAGTAGAACAAGTAGGCCAGCATCATTGGTGGGATATCTTTGTAGGATATTCCCCAACAGCTACACAAGTCTTTAACTATCTGGTGCACCCAACGCTAATAATAATCATAGTTCTGTTACTATTAACTCTTACAAATATTTGCATGTGGTGGAGACTGAGAATTATAATGAAAAGAACCCAAATGATCTGGGCTATGGTACGAGCATATCAGCGCCCTACAGGGTTAGAATTTGACGAAAGAATTCGTAAGTAataagaaaaggggggaaatgaagccatttattataatggttaatagcttctgaaaaataaaagaattaaagacactcaaaatatattaagggaattgcagcagttaataaataacctaaaataCACTTTCAGGAAGATCTTTGATCAGATACTTAGGTAAGgcaatgtaaaaatacactcacaatatttggataggtaatctaaaatacactcacagaagaaactttggaattagaatatttgaagaagaagaagtggaaGCCAATAAGTTAAAGTGACCTGCCAAGCCGTTAGGATCAAGCCAAGTACAACAGTTACTTCAGCTAAGTCATGGAAAAACATGCCAAGGATAACAGGAAGAAgaccaaattaggaaaagcttaaaatttaactAAGGAAGACCAAGAATTCCCGGAAGACTCCGCCTgcctatgaatatgcatgtaataaatgatgtaatcctatacacaaaattgtatataaggcttgcttttgctatgtgaactTAGAAATCCActtcgtgatttctccgacgcgtcgtaataaaatacctcctgcttatctgacttaggctgagtctcttaagcagttgttctcgccttttggggcaaattcgGCATCATTTTCTGGCGACCCAGGTGGGACCAGACAGGAGATCCGGGCCCTGAGGTCCTCCCGGGCCGGGTCCGGGGTCGGGATTCTCTGGGCGCCCCTGACGAatttttgtcaagaagagaCCCCCCCTGGACTGGCGCCTTGGTGGACGGAGggttccctgcatctcctgcttcaattaagaggtattttaattgtttattggttttattgGTAAGGAAACGGGGGTCAGACGTGACCGCCCgaagggaaagctgggggacGCCCCGGTAACGAATCccattgggttgctagcattggttTGCCAGGGTTGTTGCTAGCATTGGTTTGCCAGGAGATTCCCGGCAttgtttttgtaaagaaaaggacaaaagtcCTGCTGAAAGAAGTGTTTGTTTATCTTGGTATTTTTTGGTCTGTATGGGAAACTGTTTTAACATTGTGCTTGATGTTGTAATACTGTGAATTAAGGGTTAAGAACTGAAACTGCTATCTGAAGAGGTCTGTCAGCCGGTGATCTTTTGTGTCTGTTCTATGTGTTTGTTGCaaaatcttacaaaaaaaaatattttgctgctctCTCTATAATTTTTAGAAGAGAATAAGTTGATAGATATCCGGAAGAAAATTGTGACCTCCTGCAATTGTTACACTGTCTACGGTTGTGATTGCACGAATCTGGCTAACCGGTGTCTCACGGTCTGTAGGTGACCTCGCGTGACCAAACCCGGTAACAGTCTGTTCTGATATAGACCATAAGGTAGGAATTCCTTTATAAAGGTGCGCGTGTATGGTTGAGAGTGAATAAGACGCAGCATCGCTGCGACGCGAGAAGCCAGGACAAAAGCGactgaaaattgtgtgtgaAGTGTTAAACCAACACAGGGAATAACTATGGGAAGTCAACAGAGTAAGGACGTAAATATGAAAACCCCCTTAGGATGTATCCTAAAACACTGGAAGGACTTGGGAGGGATCCCGGGGGGAAACATAAGTAAAAAGACACTCCTTAAATATTGTACGCAGTGGTGGCCGTTGTACAAGTTAGATGACAATGAGAAATGGCCGCCGGAGGGAACAACTAATTATAATACTATTTTGCAATTGATGCTTTTCCTTCGCCGACTTAACAAATGGGACGAAGTGATGTATGCTGACATGTTCTTTACCCTAAGAAATAAACCGGAGTGGCAAAAAGAGTGCGGGGTAAATGTAGCACCTCAGGACCCCAAGGGATAGTGGAAAGGAGAGCGAAATAAGCCTGTGGGAATACCATCCATTCGCCCCAGGACGGGAAGGGCCTCTTCCCAGGCCAAAGGAGGAACAAGGGGATCCTAGCCCCTTAAAGGAGCTGGAATGATGGTGGAAATCTAAGTTTGGGCACAGTCCTCAGAAACTAGATAACACTTGGGAGGAGGATAGTCCATTAAAATCGGGGATGGACAAGAGGGAAAGCAGCCCGCAGGGACCAGATAGTCCACAGGGGTCGGGAAGCTACAGGGATGCTGACAACCCACCCAGATTAGAAGTTGAGAGGGAAGAAGGCAGCCCACATGGAACAGAGAGTCGAGGGGAGACACGCAGCCTCCCCGAACTAAGTCCATATGGGGATGGTAGTACACCCAGAAGTGGAGGTTTTGGGAAATCAGGTACCTGTAGAATAGAAACTAGCACACCGAGGACTGGGGATAACTCACTGGGAGGCAACGTCTCTAAGCTAAGGTATAGTGAGAAGAATGACACTGAGACATGCGAAAGGGAGGCAGAGAACAACTCACAGAAGCTGAATATAATAATTCAGATAGAGGATAAGAGAGATGGAAGGGGAACAGAAGATGAGGACAGTAGCCCGGAACAGGATAGGCGCCGGCAGATGCGGGAAGAAAGGCGACAGATGCAGAGCGAGGCGCGGCTGGACTGTGTAAACCATGCCAGGGGGGTAGTAGGAAAAGAGTTAACAGAAATAGAAGGTGAAGATGaagaacagggaaagggaaagagaaaagagaagagaaagaataggGAAGACATTGAGGCACAGGAAGATCCTGGGGAAGGGACTAGTCATTCGTATTATACCAGATCTGTGGCACGGagggaagcaaagcaagaaGAGGAACGGAACCATACAATAGCTCCTCTCCGACAACTTATGCCAATGGTAGGAGAAAGGACCAGGGTAAAGGTACCGTTCTCCACAAGTGATCTGAACAATTGGAGGGATGAGGCAAGGAACTTCAGGAGGAATCCAGAGGGAGTAGCGAAGAGGTTTGAATTAATGGCAAAGAATTTAGATATTGATTGGGAAGATATAGAGGTGATGTTGTCAGAATTGACAGATACAGAAAGGGAACTCGTATTGGAAACAGGAAAACGACATGCTCAAGTATTATCAGGGAGACTAGAAGATAATTTCCCCAGCAGTAAACCAGAATGGGATCCGGGCAACGAAGAGCACTATCGACGATTGGTACAGTACAGAAAGCTGATAGCGATGGGCTTGCGTAATGCGATCCCTAAGGCTATCAATTGGTCGATGTTATATGACATTAGGCAGGGAAAGGATGAGACCCCGTCAGAGTTTTTGGATAGACTTAGGGCAGCCATGAGACAATACACACCCCTGGACCCAGCAACGGAAGAAGGGAAACAACACCTGTTAGGATTAATGATGGGACAGAGTAACCCAGACAtcagaaagaaattgcaaaagcttgaacatccagaaaataaaaacctggagGCCTTGTTGAATGAGGCATGGAAGGTATATAATAATAGAGAAgttgaggagaagaaaagggaggacAGGAGGATAGCTCGAGTagtggctgtggcagtggcagctcagAAGACAGGTTGCTCGGAACCTGGAACCAGGGGTAGGGGAAGAGGCTACCCGGTGAGAGGGGGAGGAAGGTTCCAACCCCACCCAGCTAGAGTAGGGCCAGATCAATGTGCATACTGCCTACAGACGGGACACTGGAAACAGGAATGCCCCCAGTTAAAGAGAAGGTTAATGGTCACCACTACCACCACACAGCAAGAAAGTGAATGAGGGGGACCGGTGGGCCATACCCTAGCAGACCCACTGGTTAAAATGGAGCTAGGGGAAGGTAAAAAGGAATTGGACTTTTTGATTGATACGGGAGCAaccttttcagttttaaatcaagaattgGTACCTAAAAGTGATGAATTTGTACAAGTTGTGGGAGCAACAGGCCAACCAGAAAAGGCTTACTTTTTGAAACCTATCAAATACAAAATTGGGAAACAAATGGGAATACACCAGTTTCTGTATTTGCCAAATTCGCCAAAACCTCTACTAGGGAGAGACTTATTAGAAAACTTGGGAGCTATAATAAAGTtcaaaaaggacagatttgaatttcaagtaaaagaagaacaactgattacagccctaagcctaacaatcagTTGTGTGAAACCTAAACCTGAGAATCACAATTTTGAGCGAATCCTGAGCGAGGCATACCCATTAGTATGGGCTACTGATATacctggaaaatcaaaacaagcagcaccgaTTGTTGTTGAACTTAAAGATGGGGCAAGACCGGTGGTAAGAAAACAATACCCTTTGAGAATAGAAGACAGGAAGGGGATTGAGCCCATAATCAAAAGGTTTTTGGAACTGGGGTTATTGGTAGAATGTGAATCGGATTTTAATACACCAATCTTgccagtaaagaaacctaatggagcTTACAGACTAGTTCAGGACTTGAGAGCAGTAAACGAAATAACCAAGATATTACATCCTTTAGTTGCTAATCCATACACGCTTTTAACTAGACTCAAGGATAATTTGACCTGGTTCACTGTATTAGACttgaaagatgcatttttctgccttcccttagctcccgagagtcaaaagatttttgcctttgaatgggaatctgtagataaaggaagaaagacccaACTTACCTGGACGGTATTGCCCCAAGGATGGACAAACTCCCCTACGATTTTTGGGAATCAATTAGCCAAAGAATTAGAACAGTGGGAAAGGCCGCTGGGAGATGGCACCCTTCTGCAATACGTAGATGACCTTTTAATagcaacagtgacagaggaagaatgcattgaatggactatttccttgttgatttcctgggtttaagtggataccgagtctctcaacagaaagcacagctggtgcaaaaAGAAGTAGTGTACCTGGGATACGAAGTCTCCAGAGGACAgcgatccctgggagcagctaggAAAGAGGCCATCTGTCAAATGCCCAAACCAGAGACGGTGAGAGACCTGCGCGCCTTTCTGGGAATGACAGGTTGGTGTCGGCTGTGGATCTACCAGTACGGGATACTTGCTAAACCACTGTACGATTTGTTGAAAGAAACCAAGGATGTTCTAGTTTGGACTCCCGAGGCAGAAGAGGCCTTCAAGAAGTTGAAGCTGGAGCTAATGAGGGCACCGGCTTTAGGTCTCCCAGATGTATCAAAACCATTCTGGCTGTTCTCCCATGAACGACAAGGGATGGCCCTAggagtcctggcacagcagttggGAACACACAAGAGAGCTGTGGCCTACTTCTCCAAGCGACTGGATGAAGTAAGtaaaggatggccaggctgtctgagggcagtggctgcagtgatAATTAACATAGAAGAGGCCAGAAAGCTCACACTGGGCCAAAAGATGACTGTGTTAGTATCTCACACTGTGTCAGCCgtgctggaacagaaaggcaacCATTGGTTGTCCCCATCCAGATTCCTAAAATACCAGGCCATCTTGGCTGAATCAGATGACGTAACCATTCAGGTAACTAACATTGTGAACCCAGCTTCATTTCTGGAAGGGAGAGCCCTAGCAGAACCCATCGAACACGACTGCCTGGAAACAATTGAAGCCGTCTATTCCAGTCGCCCAGATCTCAAAGAAGAGCCGCTCGAAGGTGCGGACAACTGGTtctcagatggcagcagcttcgtGAAGCAAGGAGTAAGAATGGCTGGCTATGCAGTCACCACTACAGAAAGGGTAATTGAGTCAAACCCCTTGCCTGCAGGGACTTCAGctcaaaaggcagagctgatagcTCTGACCCGAGCCTTGGAATTGGcagaaaacatgcaaattaaTATATGGACAGACTCTAAATATGCCTTCTCTGTTGTACATGCTCATGgggccatctggaaagaaagaggactattgactacacaaggaaaaacagtcaaacaTGCAGAAGAGATTCTGCGATTGCTAGAGGCGGTCCAACTCCCAGCACAAGTGGCCATAATGCATTGTAAGGGACATCTGAAAGGTAACACTATACCAGAGAtagggaacaggaaggcagaCACAGAAGCTAAATTGGCGGCCACAAGAAATAGGGAAGCGGAAATAGCGGCCCTAATAC encodes the following:
- the LOC131570192 gene encoding uncharacterized protein LOC131570192 — its product is MDYFLVDFLGLSGYRVSQQKAQLVQKEVVYLGYEVSRGQRSLGAARKEAICQMPKPETVRDLRAFLGMTGWCRLWIYQYGILAKPLYDLLKETKDVLVWTPEAEEAFKKLKLELMRAPALGLPDVSKPFWLFSHERQGMALGVLAQQLGTHKRAVAYFSKRLDEVSKGWPGCLRAVAAVIINIEEARKLTLGQKMTVLVSHTVSAVLEQKGNHWLSPSRFLKYQAILAESDDVTIQVTNIVNPASFLEGRALAEPIEHDCLETIEAVYSSRPDLKEEPLEGADNWFSDGSSFVKQGVRMAGYAVTTTERVIESNPLPAGTSAQKAELIALTRALELAENMQINIWTDSKYAFSVVHAHGAIWKERGLLTTQGKTVKHAEEILRLLEAVQLPAQVAIMHCKGHLKGNTIPEIGNRKADTEAKLAATRNREAEIAALIPGELDINIQPDYQESDHRWIQRNKGKILENGWGRLETGQLVIPGNVMWQFVKAEHEKAHWGLDSLYQYLQTRIAGPKLFTTIKHVTSQCERCLKNNPNTGTKVHQGAINRGKFPGEVWQIDFSELPRKGGFRYLLVITDTFSGNPFRDFSDAS